One part of the Aspergillus luchuensis IFO 4308 DNA, chromosome 5, nearly complete sequence genome encodes these proteins:
- the STE3 gene encoding pheromone receptor (COG:T;~EggNog:ENOG410PJEA;~InterPro:IPR001499;~PFAM:PF02076;~TransMembrane:8 (o12-32i44-63o83-103i124-145o165-191i220-245o275-293i300-318o);~go_component: GO:0016021 - integral component of membrane [Evidence IEA];~go_function: GO:0004932 - mating-type factor pheromone receptor activity [Evidence IEA];~go_process: GO:0007186 - G protein-coupled receptor signaling pathway [Evidence IEA]), whose product MASSVAPGSSQAILLPVTAFVSVLLSIIPLVLHCKNRNVAASSLILWYILLNIFNIINALIWPTDDIDSWWDGRGLCDIEVKVMIASYVAIPGTLVCIFRTLAQVLDTSRANLVPTQSQRWWNHAVVLSFCAIAPVVAMLTHYVYQSNRYILYAIAGCLNNYDRSWVTLVLAWIWPLIICLIAGYYCVIVLHRLTKYRNQFGDILQSANSNLTKSRFMRLFLIAFIMLWAIIPVQTYVVASNIIVTQPWHSYSWSVAHPPDWNEVIKVPVEGHVFYDRWIPVASGYMFFIFFGSGRDAFVMYRAILVFLGFGNCFTSLQSSSANGSSASGSLGSRAKLLFNRRWTTTARAYSNNSADASRSPHDYYDIEKDAVSPGKQSKWRSRYGLLWFLRGRPSASSRETAIPLRHMAEQTTTIRTNAWAGVSQSRGSSDHGAAPLSEDQIRVKQVIRQESELHL is encoded by the exons ATGGCATCTTCAGTGGCACCGGGTTCTTCGCAGGCGATACTCCTTCCGGTTACTGCATTTGTCTCCGTCCTTCTCAGTATCATTCCTCTAGTCCTGCACTGCAAAAACCGAAATGTTGCAGCGAGCAGCTTGATCTTATGGTATATCCTACTCAACATCTTCAATATCATCAACGCTCTGATATGGCCGACGGATGACATTGATTCGTGGTGGGACGGCAGGGGACTCTGCGATATTGAGGTTAAAGTCATGATTGCCAGCTATGTTGCTATCCCCGGGACCTTGGTTTGCATTTTTCGCACCCTGGCACAGGTTTTGGACACGAGTCGCGCAAACCTCGTTCCAACCCAGTCGCAACGTTGGTGGAATCACGCAGTGGTCCTTTCGTTCTGTGCAATCGCCCCGGTGGTTGCGATGCTTACGCACTACGTCTATCAGTCAAACAGGTACATTCTGTATGCTATTGCTGGTTGCCTCAATAACTATGACCGGAGCTGGGTGACTCTCGTGCTCGCCTGGATCTGGCCACTTATCATCTGCTTGATTGCTGGTTACTATTGCG TCATCGTGCTACATCGTCTGACCAAGTACCGAAACCAATTTGGGGACATCCTCCAGTCCGCCAATAGTAACCTGACCAAGTCGCGGTTCATGCGGCTGTTCCTGATCGCCTTTATTATGTTGTGGGCTATTATCCCAGTTCAAACATATGTTGTCGCATCGAATATTATCGTCACTCAGCCATGGCATTCATACTCGTGGAGTGTCGCTCACCCGCCTGACTGGAACGAGGTGATCAAGGTTCCTGTGGAGGGCCATGTCTTCTACGACCGTTGGATCCCGGTGGCTTCGGGATATATgttctttatcttcttcggtAGTGGGAGGGATGCATTCGTGATGTACCGTGCGATCTTGGTTTTTCTAGGATTTGGCAACTGCTTTACATCTCTTCAGTCATCCTCAGCAAACGGTTCCTCTGCGTCAGGATCCCTGGGCAGCCGGGCAAAGCTTCTGTTCAATAGAAGATGGACAACCACTGCAAG GGCATACTCTAACAATTCTGCGGACGCAAGCCGATCTCCTCATGACTATTATGATATCGAAAAGGATGCAGTGTCACCAGGCAAGCAATCAAAATGGAGGTCGCGATACGGACTGCTTTGGTTTTTGCGAGGTCGGCCTTCCGCCTCCAGTCGGGAAACAGCGATTCCTCTGCGCCATATGGCCGAGCAAACAACCACAATTCGTACCAATGCCTGGGCTGGAGTGAGTCAGAGTCGTGGAAGCAGTGATCATGGAGCCGCGCCACTTTCGGAGGATCAAATCCGGGTCAAGCAGGTAATCAGACAGGAGAGCGAGCTGCATTTGTAA
- a CDS encoding single-stranded DNA-binding protein (BUSCO:EOG09265JNA;~COG:S;~EggNog:ENOG410Q0S7;~InterPro:IPR011344,IPR012340,IPR000424;~PFAM:PF00436;~go_function: GO:0003697 - single-stranded DNA binding [Evidence IEA];~go_process: GO:0006260 - DNA replication [Evidence IEA]): MSAIASALRPTLRASSGAALSTRSFSSSSSRSIARIMITGRLAGQPEVQATASGQEVIRYTVASNQNSRDKRPPSFFKVSAFSEGNQRDFITNLQTGTLVFVEGDATMRQWENAEGKKQTALNITQRALEVLKRPYNPEAFSEEQQHQQQQEE, encoded by the exons ATGTCGGCCATTGCCTCTGCGCTGCGCCCTACCCTCCGCGCCTCCTCCGGCGCCGCCCTGTCCACGCGTTccttcagctcttcctcgtcgcgtTCCATTGCTCGTATCATGATCACGGGTCGTCTGGCTGGCCAACCCGAGGTGCAGGCCACCGCTTCTGGCCAGGAAGTTATCAGATACACCGTGGCCTCTAACCAGAACTCGAGGGATAAGCGCCCGCCGAGCTTCTTCAAGGTGTCGGCCTTCAGTGAGGGAAACCAGCGCGATTTCATCACCAACCTGCAGACGGG AACTCTCGTGTTTGTCGAGGGAGACGCAACCATGCGCCAGTGGGAGAACGCAGAGGGCAAGAAGCAGACAGCCCTGAACATCACGCAGC GCGCCCTCGAGGTTCTCAAGCGTCCGTACAACCCCGAAGCTTTCTctgaggagcagcagcaccagcagcagcaggaggagtaA
- a CDS encoding uncharacterized protein (COG:S;~EggNog:ENOG410PHIW;~InterPro:IPR025256;~PFAM:PF13886;~SECRETED:SignalP(1-16);~TransMembrane:7 (n3-14c21/22o112-132i139-159o165-189i196-212o224-240i247-265o305-323i)), whose translation MRFLLVFALLACLAHGLFVAAQTSVPEPHELNSLEEREATPSTTAASETFSDTASPSVTESAITHSNSTASSNATLPASTTITSLNTSQASQDGKNSTSPDALPIQPTVTPALGIGGFILIVTGAILAVIGIRNLRVQVFLSTAFLTSLGVTVLIVYVMSPPVRVAVQGAYLVAVFFTGITFGALAIVFKELTEGLGCLLGGFCSSMWLLSLKQGGLLTTTDSKSGFIGAISVAFYALSFSHHTRPYGLIVSTGISGGTAVALGIDCFSRAGLKEFWLYIWGLNDNIFPLNTNTYPITRNIRVELAATVIIAILGVVSQLRLWKVVRERRRKEKEKRDEEQKKKEEAEAELGRKLEEENMQERKEWEARYGGAEPAAGVSELGDETKCQADEMDAMEKGDIYEMKSIAETSEGSYRCSDCREREANSDAGSDVTGATEGDFDHAPTGTAKEISDNLKEESGPLPIKVFDGADAAKIKDDKSSDMTAVIGSDTATIRSKRLSGPSCMPRTSRNDELPMSQSQEALVSVDDGTSSVHGTVDEGGNLDSDCPTVHDDSPGLTEKVPESDEKPHVDVNEQPQAKPNHQSHGRESPIDRDGGERSTQKGSEESPTPAIEEGPGKDETKGALNAGSHTAASETSLTMVNRQSNGSSGRASDIVQGEEKLERPSSTRADCQGESAVEEGRQPRNSTKDTETAAAVMKDHECVKPHSDGPEKTDINDSENKKSHAEDPSLPSPQSCNGTKRAAIHDKRKSPEPQPRIEPEPIKLEPPKLNEETVKELPKRTSKVVQSYRTNEWAKHLADAEAPELEPIKPIEEEQPEYSPDAEEAAAPVNVEELLQTPFNAQPPPAVEPRVHDTPSRRESRRVSNSSHKDQNKKKSPNSPPPTAQPRFSNGYQTNTLLGSPGLTEPPPDETEAAKPQWRGPAPLIAVREDMMRNRLSSFSLTMDPYSRTSPGQFPVETLQRSASYRIHDGADDMPLSQRRAMLSQQQQQQTVITPLPVHTPYSTPPRNHTNGPSPTNTPAAMAAWRESVQEDLRDRRNPLGKQGIPTGPQDRNSPPAYTQSQQRTPSSNHNIGNAIAEGMQRGDMSELHREAMRRMQAKANKTVKGA comes from the exons ATGCGATTCTTGCTTGTGTTTGCTCTGCTCGCCTGCCTTGCGCATGGCTTGTTTGTTGCCGCGCAAACTTCAGTTCCCGAACCCCATGAGCTTAACAGCcttgaagaaagagaggcCACTCCGAGCACGACAGCTGCTAGTGAAACCTTCAGTGACACAGCATCACCAAGCGTGACAGAATCAGCGATAACACACAGCAATTCCACAGCGTCGTCAAATGCAACCCTCCCAGCATCCACAACTATAACGTCCTTGAACACGTCTCAGGCATCGCAAG ATGGCAAGAACTCGACCAGCCCTGATGCCCTTCCTATCCAGCCAACAGTTACACCTGCTCTGGGAATCGGCGGTTTCATTCTCATCGTCACAGGCGCCATTCTCGCAGTAATCGGCATTCGAAATCTAAG GGTACAAGTCTTCCTATCGACGGCTTTTCTGACTAGCCTTGGAGTGACG GTTCTTATTGTCTATGTGATGAGCCCTCCTGTCCGAGTTGCCGTCCAAGGGGCATATCTCGTTGCCGTATTTTTCACTGGCATTACATTCGGCGCGCTTGCAATCGTTTTCAAGGAGTTGACCGAAGGCCTTGGATGCCTACTTGGGGGATTTTGTAGCAGCATGTGGTTGCTTTCTTTGAAACAGGGGGGTCTTCTCACCACTACCGATTCCAAAAGTGGGTTCATCGGCGCAATCTCAGTTGCTTTCTATGCCTTGTCATTCAGTCATCATACACGTCCTTACGGACTGATCGTGTCAACGGGTATTTCCGGGGGCACCGCTGTTGCACTTGGAATCGATTGTTTTAGTCGGGCAGGGTTAAAAGAGTTTTGGCTCTACATATGGG GTCTGAACGACAATATCTTCCCATTGAATACGAATACGTACCCAATCACCCGTAATATCCGTGTGGAGCTTGCTGCTACAGTTATCATTGCTATCTTGGGCGTGGTCTCACAACTGAGGCTATGGAAAGTGGTTCGTGAACGTCGacggaaggagaaagagaagcgcgatgaagagcagaagaagaaggaagaagccgaggccGAACTCGGACGaaagctggaagaggagaataTGCAAGAGCGGAAGGAGTGGGAAGCGAGATATGGTGGTGCTGAGCCAGCCGCGGGCGTTTCGGAACTTGGAGATGAGACCAAATGTCAGGCAGACGAGATGGATGCTATGGAGAAGGGAGACATTTACGAAATGAAGAGCATAGCTGAGACATCCGAAGGCTCCTACCGCTGTTCCGATTGcagggagagagaggcaaaCAGCGATGCTGGGTCAGATGTGACGGGAGCGACTGAAGGTGACTTCGACCACGCCCCGACTGGAACGGCCAAAGAAATATCAGATAACCTGAAGGAGGAAAGTGGCCCACTGCCGATCAAGGTCTTTGACGGTGCAGATGCAGCCAAGATAAAGGACGATAAAAGTTCGGATATGACGGCTGTCATTGGTTCAGATACTGCAACGATCCGCTCAAAGCGACTATCCGGGCCATCGTGCATGCCACGGACGTCTCGAAACGACGAATTGCCCATGTCTCAGTCTCAAGAGGCCCTGGTGTCCGTTGATGATGGCACCTCATCCGTGCACGGCACCGTAGACGAGGGCGGCAACCTGGACTCAGATTGCCCTACTGTTCACGATGATAGTCCTGGACTTACGGAGAAAGTTCCCGAGTCGGATGAGAAGCCTCACGTCGATGTGAATGAGCAGCCGCAGGCCAAACCTAACCACCAGTCCCATGGCAGAGAGTCACCAATTGATAgagatggtggtgaaagAAGCACTCAGAAAGGAAGCGAAGAATCGCCCACTCCAGCCATCGAAGAGGGACCTGGGAAAGACGAGACCAAAGGGGCCCTCAATGCAGGATCACATACCGCAGCTTCGGAGACCTCATTGACAATGGTCAACCGGCAGAGTAATGGAAGTTCCGGACGTGCCTCAGACATcgtccaaggagaagaaaagcttGAAAGACCTTCATCAACCCGCGCTGACTGCCAAGGCGAATCAGCtgttgaggaaggaagacaacCGAGAAATTCCACCAAAGACACAGAGACTGCAGCAGCTGTCATGAAAGATCACGAATGCGTTAAACCCCACTCCGACGGCCCCGAAAAGACCGACATCAACGATAGCGAAAATAAGAAATCTCATGCAGAAGATCCATCGCTGCCGTCCCCTCAGAGCTGTAACGGAACCAAGAGGGCAGCTATTCATGACAAACGCAAGTCTCCAGAGCCACAACCTAGAATCGAGCCGGAGCCGATCAAGCTTGAACCTCCCAAGTTGAACGAAGAGACGGTGAAGGAACTGCCAAAGCGGACGTCTAAAGTGGTACAATCATATCGAACGAATGAGTGGGCAAAGCATCTGGCCGACGCCGAAGCTCCTGAGTTGGAACCCATCAAGCCgatcgaagaagaacaaccagAGTACTCCCCTGACGCAGAGGAGGCCGCAGCACCCGTCAACGTTGAAGAACTACTGCAAACGCCGTTCAACGCAcagcctcctccagcagTAGAGCCCCGTGTCCATGACACACCAAGCAGACGGGAGAGTCGACGGGTCTCCAACAGCTCTCATAAAGACCAGAACAAAAAGAAGTCACCCAATTCTCCCCCACCAACCGCACAGCCGCGCTTTAGCAACGGATATCAAACGAACACACTGCTCGGAAGCCCTGGGCTCACAGAACCACCTCCGGACGAAACAGAGGCTGCTAAACCGCAGTGGAGAGGTCCCGCGCCCCTGATAGCAGTACGAGAGGACATGATGCGAAACAGGCTATCATCATTCTCACTAACTATGGATCCATACTCACGAACCAGTCCCGGACAATTCCCCGTTGAAACCCTGCAGCGATCGGCTTCATACCGAATCCACGACGGGGCAGATGACATGCCGCTATCTCAACGTCGCGCAATGTtatctcagcagcagcaacagcaaacaGTCATAACCCCACTTCCAGTGCACACACCCTACTCAACTCCCCCGCGAAATCATACAAACGGACCTTCCCCGACAAACACACCAGCCGCGATGGCCGCATGGCGGGAATCCGTTCAGGAGGATCTGAGAGATAGGCGTAACCCTCTCGGCAAACAAGGCATCCCTACAGGACCTCAGGACCGAAACAGCCCGCCGGCTTATACTCAATCGCAACAGCGGACTCCATCTTCCAATCATAATATTGGGAATGCAATTGCCGAGGGTATGCAACGAGGCGATATGAGCGAGTTGCATCGCGAAGCCATGCGACGAATGCAAGCCAAGGCAAATAAAACTGTGAAAGGGGCGTGA
- a CDS encoding putative leucine permease transcriptional regulator (SAC3) (COG:D,U;~EggNog:ENOG410PH1S;~InterPro:IPR005062;~PFAM:PF03399) codes for MAGPVNPFAGLGQKDGPAGSAGRGRGGPSGRPYQTKAANTSRETKVRGRGRGTLSATRSGRGQGRGAASANNTWRNKSDSPSGSVGPITSPFAQLKQTAPASSPFGGQTLQQKASPTGFGKASPVPFAAPNFDGNGVGFGTGFSQGPSHQPSPSNNGSSVPVEELSHMSSYTERYEQLKLARTKEREKAIREGQMADPNQPTSLNQAITPVGTCTSMCPEFERVERIVQKMVDKSEKFLHPATNSLQNMELKMLKRFRRSAAGYDEQLPSDIRTPKTLLQTMNYLIRHVIDGPEPLGLIHKFVWDRTRSIRNDFSVQQLTQEDHVKMAVTCLERIARFHIISLHLLSSPANDEPFDRHQEREQLNNTMLSLMYYYDDNRGRIAFPNEDEFRAYYIIFSIHDQRPDLEARVQKWPAELRNSPRVQIALELFAAAGNTWEYQGTLDAKRPNAIAQGFYARFFNIIDSPNVSYLTACVAEIYFNHMRQTAIRSIWKGYCRYPASQQHKNEEWTLDELTTVLCFDDHEQTIKFCEDQGLEFAENANGDLYLNWGSRPIDTVAFQPSSDHSFSEQHVESKRAGRTLAAIILGLNIKEAANLGMVDISHLSERIPALPAPMTTNDDSLFVSDDDNVSQSFNSKTAGSPSQEESPRDSPSSASSLQNAFAGFSQPETSHPPAFAFAPNPTPQPSQPFGAQQQTFSSPFPPSSTANAFGAPPSVPPNPFANVMQSSTLSKSPPKECITAFTPPPANQQPNTLFAPAPSPVALQDTQKPSVFPTTTPFSFANAVNTTTAPTSPFSTPTVSFGPKSDQANVAAAGQPTPTPFSTVKGPNAPGTSNSIFSFSNESITSADATPPQPQTTLQPFAAASPPFTNTSASEKQEQSRIFFSPPRRVPSDTASQTQLGSPSVEEKQSTPSDEKTAVPFKKEVSPEPSVAEKHISLPSNDISRESLHSSTAEEPEATNALIDGERSAQPVEVEKEHEPVSVETPVEEPSAETDDDSRRSAWLSALKGAADRRRETVANGRKRVHEEPEEPKLVDSGPKAQKLQKAEVPTPQKKSMALASTKPLPKLPILEQIESMTARKPVEPKPEAPKSVQVDEDELLLSAARIAAESLRSGPKLLDGWSTSYEPRSSSFSPGASLSSSVAFSRSQSPQSSSYINGYEVSLAPDTDLGLGRTLSRTEQRIRLTGAKGLAYKPLDFTPDKKRKSR; via the exons ATGGCCGGCCCTGTAAATCCCTTTGCTGGCCTCGGCCAGAAAGATGGGCCAGCCGGTTCAGCAGGACGTGGACGCGGTGGACCATCTGGCCGACCTTATCAAACCAAAGCCGCTAATACGTCACGCGAAACCAAAGTTCGAGGCCGGGGACGAGGGACTTTATCAGCAACAAGGTCTGGGCGGGGGCAAGGAAGGGGCGCTGCCTCAGCGAACAATACCTGGCGCAACAAGTCAGATTCACCGTCGGGTTCTGTAGGACCGATTACCTCGCCTTTCGCACAACTTAAGCAAACGGCACCTGCTTCGTCGCCCTTTGGCGGCCAGACATTGCAGCAGAAGGCGTCTCCTACAGGGTTTGGAAAGGCCTCGCCGGTGCCGTTTGCTGCCCCCAACTTCGATGGCAATGGCGTCGGCTTCGGTACGGGTTTCAGCCAAGGGCCCTCCCACCAGCCCTCGCCTTCCAATAACGGATCCAGCGTTCCCGTCGAAGAACTGTCGCATATGAGCAGCTATACCGAGCGTTACGAACAG CTTAAACTCGCTAGAACCAAGGAACGGGAAAAGGCCATTAGGGAAGGGCAGATGGCAGATCCAAATCAACCGACTTCCTTGAATCAAGCCATTACGCCCGTAGGCACGTGTACGAGCATGTGCCCTGAATTCGAAAGAGTGGAACGTATAGTTCAGAAGATGGTCGACAAAAGCGAGAAG TTTCTGCATCCCGCAACGAATTCGCTACAGAATATGGAACTGAAGATGCTAAAACGGTTCAGAAGATCCGCAGCCGGCTATGATGAACAGCTTCCGTCAGACATTCGAACACCCAAGACCCTCCTTCAGACCATGAACTACCTCATACGGCACGTCATTGATGGGCCCGAGCCTCTTGGACTTATCCATAAGTTCGTATGGGACCGAACTCGCTCCATCCGTAATGATTTCTCTGTCCAGCAGCTCACACAGGAGGATCATGTGAAGATGGCGGTAACATGCCTAGAGAGAATTGCTCGGTTCCACATCATATCACTACATCTGCTGTCGAGCCCTGCGAATGATGAGCCTTTTGATCGCCATCAGGAACGCGAGCAGCTGAACAACACGATGTTGTCACTGATGTACTACTATGATGACAATAGAGGCCGGATCGCCTTTCCGAACGAAGACGAGTTCAGAGCCTACTATATCATCTTCTCGATTCATGACCAACGGCCTGATTTGGAGGCTCGTGTCCAGAAGTGGCCCGCGGAGCTGAGGAACTCACCCCGGGTTCAAATCGCCCTGGAATTGTTTGCTGCTGCCGGGAATACATGGGAGTATCAGGGTACTCTCGATGCGAAGCGGCCAAACGCGATCGCGCAAGGCTTCTACGCACGGTTCTTTAACATCATTGATTCGCCAAATGTTTCCTATCTCACAGCCTGCGTTGCAGAGATCTACTTCAACCACATGCGTCAGACCGCTATTCGATCCATCTGGAAAGGATACTGTCGCTATCCTGCATCCCAACAGCACAAGAACGAAGAATGGACTCTTGACGAGCTGACGACAGTTCTTTGCTTTGATGACCACGAACAGACTATCAAGTTCTGTGAAGACCAAGGCTTGGAATTTGCCGAGAACGCTAATGGTGATCTTTATCTTAACTGGGGCAGTCGTCCAATTGATACAGTCG CCTTTCAGCCGTCGTCAGATCACTCATTCTCGGAACAGCATGTTGAGTCAAAGCGTGCAGGCAGAACACTGGCTGCCATCATCCTTGGCCTCAACATCAAAGAAGCTGCAAATCTCGGAATGGTCGATATATCTCATTTGTCCGAGCGCATTCCTGCGTTGCCCGCGCCTATGACTACGAATGACGATTCGCTTTTCGTGAGCGACGATGATAACGTCTCTCAATCGTTCAACTCTAAAACGGCTGGGTCTCCTTCACAAGAAGAGAGCCCACGCGATTCGCCGAGCTCAGCATCTAGCCTTCAGAACGCATTCGCGGGATTTTCACAGCCTGAAACTTCGCATCCACCGGCTTTTGCGTTTGCTCCTAATCCGACTCCACAACCATCACAGCCCTTTGGTGCGCAGCAACAGACATTCTCGTCGCCATTTCCGCCTAGTAGCACAGCCAATGCTTTTGGGGCACCTCCAAGTGTACCTCCAAATCCTTTTGCAAATGTTATGCAGTCATCCACCCTATCGAAAAGCCCCCCGAAAGAATGCATTACAGCCTTCACACCTCCGCCCGCAAATCAACAGCCGAACACCCTCTTTGCCCCTGCACCGAGCCCAGTTGCATTACAAGACACACAAAAGCCTTCCGTATTCCCTACTACCACACCTTTCAGCTTCGCGAATGCCGTCAACACTACTACCGCCCCGACATCACCATTCAGTACCCCTACAGTTTCTTTCGGCCCAAAGTCCGACCAAGCCAACGTAGCGGCTGCTGGCCAGCCCACACCTACGCCCTTCAGCACAGTAAAGGGGCCGAACGCCCCAGGGACATCTAATTCGATCTTCAGTTTCTCTAACGAAAGCATAACTTCTGCTGACGCAAccccccctcaacctcaaaCAACCTTACAACCTTTTGCAGCTGCATCACCGCCATTTACGAATACATCTGCCTCGGAGAAGCAAG AGCAATCTCgcattttcttctccccgccGCGTCGTGTGCCATCCGACACCGCGTCCCAAACCCAACTGGGCAGTCCGTCAGTCGAAGAGAAACAATCAACCCCCTCTGATGAGAAGACCGCTGTTCCTTTCAAGAAGGAGGTCTCGCCTGAACCGTCAGTTGCAGAAAAGCATATATCACTCCCAAGCAATGACATTTCCAGAGAGTCGCTGCACTCATCGACTGCTGAAGAACCGGAAGCAACGAACGCCCTTATTGATGGAGAGCGTTCAGCCCAGCCAGTTGAGGTGGAAAAGGAACACGAGCCTGTATCTGTTGAAACGCCCGTTGAAGAACCATCTGCCG AAACTGACGATGATTCGCGGCGTTCTGCGTGGTTATCCGCTCTGAAAGGAGCTGCTGACAGAAGACGAGAAACTGTAGCTAATGGACGTAAGCGAGTCCACGAGGAGCCAGAAGAACCAAAACTCGTGGATAGCGGACCTAAAGCGCAGAAACTGCAAAAAGCTGAAGTGCCCACTCCGCAGAAGAAGTCCATGGCACTTGCATCTACGAAACCTCTACCAAAGCTTCCAATTCTGGAACAGATCGAATCCATGACCGCCAGAAAGCCGGTGGAACCCAAGCCCGAGGCGCCGAAATCGGTTCaagttgacgaagatgagctgCTTTTATCTGCTGCCCGTATTGCCGCCGAATCATTAAGAAGTGGACCCAAACTCCTCGATGGGTGGTCTACATCCTACGAGCCCCGAAGCTCTTCCTTCAGCCCCGGGGCTAGTCTATCATCTTCTGTTGCATTCTCCAGAAGCCAGTCCCCCCAATCATCATCCTACATCAATGGCTATGAGGTCTCGCTAGCCCCAGATACGGATCTCGGACTTGGCCGTACGTTGTCTCGAACCGAGCAACGAATCCGACTGACAGGAGCTAAGGGTCTGGCGTACAAGCCGTTGGATTTCACTCCTGACAAGAAACGGAAATCTCGCTAG